The genomic region ttaatataatgttCCTCACCACTATTAGCTGCCTCCGCTGTTAACCACATATATGCTGTCAGTGTTATAACTTATAACTATTTTATACTTTTCGTGTAATAACCCGACCCCAAAATATATTATGAcccctttaaaaacaacaaacgaGCAAAAATCACCGTTTCCGGTCCAGCTGGTCCTCCCCTGAAATCCCTCCGACAGTAAatgtagtagaagaagaagaagaggaagaggaggaatggcAACGATGATCGCTGAAAATGGTCCCTCGTCtcgtgtatgtatttatttatttaaacttgtaGTGTTTTAATCGTTGCTCGTGTTGTTTTGGGTGTAATATAAGTGAAGAAAACATGGTCAGGTTATTAAAAGCTCGCTGTATTTAATCTTTAAACATGGCTTCAGTGTTAGCTTTGTGTTAAATTAGCTGTAGCTGCTCTTCTGTCACCTGTTTAAACATCATTTATCAGACAGTAATTACAGACTCATCATTTTTTAAGATAAGCATCGGTTATTTACTATATTGGCCTAAGAAACATACCTTTTAATGCATAGCTTCTAGCCAGGTTgctgtggaaatgtaataggttatagattactagttagttaccctatttaacatttaataagtaatgtaactgtttcaattacttaattaaaataatgcattttattatatgcgattacctttttaattttctaaccaatgttttccaCTGTTAGTGTAAGttacccattaagcaccaaaatctaagttcaggtgttttaaATGGACACTGACATGATCTATAAGGGAGACCATTTAtaataaagcaagatttatctctcatttgaaaatgtattcatttagttcatgtagattttggaatataaaataaaaatatttgatgaataaagtcaaaagtctgacgTGGGATTAATAGGTACTGTCACAGCATTTaaacccatgtgtgctccaaataagctcagtcatgatttatttacagaatatattgatttcaaggaattaaaaacatgttaaacaatTAAATGATGAGAAAAGCAatatcttaaaggtctgacttcagatgtaatccCCTTCAGAAGTAACTCATTTAATTACTTATTTTTTCTTAGTAACTGTAAcatattacagttacatttattttgtaaatacaTTATGTAACACGACTACATGTTACTAGACACTCTACTTCTAGCATAGGAAGACATTTGTAAAGTGACACTGTTAATGTCTTCATCAGAGTCCAAAGTCTCAATATTGCTCATCTGATCTGACCAGCAGCCAAAAACCTCATGTGTTTAAttcataatgatataaaatgaaaaatatcaatCAACTCTTCAAAATGAGGTAATAGACAATAAAGTGTTGTTTATTGATCAGCTAATCAATGAGGATAAGATTGATTGTTTCAGCATTAAACTCGGTGAAAGTAAAATCTGTTGCACCTTTCTGTCCTCGAACCAGGAGCAGCCTGAAGTGTCCTCGCCGTCCCAGGCCATGCTGAAACTAGAGGGGCTCCTGAACAAGAACATGAGGATCCGCATGACAGACGGACGGACTCTGGTGGGGCTTTTTCTTTGCACAGACCGGGACTGCAACGTCATCCTCGGCTCAGCTCAGGAATTCCTCAAATCGACAGGTAGGTGAAGACCAGAGAGGAACAAACAGCCACGATAATATCCGCTCCATTAACATATAAGAGAGGggcaaaacaaacaacacactgaAGCAGAAGGTCAAACACTTGATattaatcacacattaaaagcaGGTCTGAAAATGTGAGCTGTGATTAATGTtttgaacacaaacacaagttgATGGCTCCTGCATCTCGCTGTCCTCGGAGGTGAGCAGtcttggtgttattttggactccacactctcatatgacacacacattaaatctgtCACCAAATCCGCCTCCTTCCACCTAAGGAACATTTCAAGACTCCGtccttcactctctgactcagttgccgagactctcatacatgcattcatcacctcacgtcTGGACTATTGTAATGCCATCTTGTATGGGGTCCCCAATAAAACGCTGGACAGGCTCCAACACgtccaaaactcagctgccagggttctcactcgaactaaaccctggcagcacatcacgcctcccccccacccccccaccccccccacacacactcaaacagctgcactggcttccaattAAGTTCCgcatcacttttaaacttcttctcctcacctATAAATCGCTTCATGCCGTTGCACCCCAGTACCTAATggacctcctccatgtttaccaCCCTTCACGGGACCTGCGCTCCGccgacttgggcctcctgtccatcccccgcaccagaaggcaaaccttcgggagcagggccttcagtgtggtagctcctacactcCCTCCTAATATTCgccaagcaccaactctggacaattttaaatcattgttgaaaaggcacttttgttccaaaataaagttattattatttattattaaacacaGATGAGTCAGAGCAGTGTTGGATGTGTTTGGGGAGAGTTTCAGAGGGAGGGGGCGGCTGTGAAGAAGAAGTCTCTGTCATTGTTGTgcttttttattactttatttgaaCTTTCAGCTGCAAAATTTGATCTAAAATAGAAGAATCTGAGTAATATCTTGTTGGTACATGTGTGGAATTGTGTGTGTAACCAAAGAAAATTtactttaatgtcttttttattacattttttcacCAGATACTTTCTCCCAGGGTGAACCCAGAGTCTTAGGTCTGGCCATGATCCCCGGTCACCACGTGGTCTCCATCGAGGTGGAGGCCGACAGTCTGGAAGACACACAAGGGTACGGAGCTGACCATTGATGACGCCTCACCTGCCCAGAGGAGCAGCGTTCAAGCGTGCCTGAATCCCACTCAGCCTGATGTTGCACGGCTGCGGCAGAGCTCAGAGGAGAACGGACGGCTTTGACTATGTGGATTTTTATCAGTCACTTCTCCGCTATGGACGCAGAAGTCAGTGCGTCAGTGTTCTGGATTTAGCCATTCCCTTCATATGTGAGGAAGTCTCCTTCTGCAGTGACGGCTGTACAATACAGCacgtgtgtgtctgcgtgtgtgtatgtgtgtgtgctagatGAGTGTGAATAAGGTGTCTCAGTGTTGTGTACAGTAAACCTCtttctttaacattttgaaataaattcCTGTATTTGAGACTTTGTGTTTGTCAGTGACTTAAGTTATAGTTAAGTTTGATATTTCTCCTATTTTGGCTTATTTATAagtgtaaatattaatatgCAAAGTGCCAAATAATCATCAAGAAATCTGGTGAAGTGACGGTATAAAAAAATTCAGACAAACTCACTTGTTtcaatatttttaatacatttgagCATGTCAGCTGATTCAGTTTGGCAACGGAAGAACTGATGCCactaatgacaaaaaaaaaaaaaaaaaaaaacaccctaaaaAGAAACTCAGAAACAGTTTATTGAAAAACAAAGAGCCTGTCACATTCGGTTAAAATTCAGAACCATTACCTGACAAAATAACTTAATTTGTGCTCAAAACAAAACCTTTAGCGAGAATAccagttttcatttatttatggttATACTGTTGTGTGccttcaccatggcaaccaaaTTGGAGCCTCATTTTTTTACAAAGTTGCACATTTTTATCtgcaatttaataatttcaATTTTCAGTTTGACCTATTCAAAAGTTATACACACATTTCCTTATTAAATTTTATACAGTATGCTTCAGGAAGTGGAGCATTAATCAAGTATTTTTTCTATTTGAATTGATTTTGTATACAGACCTGCACCAATGTACCGTGCCGCTACTTTCATTTAATACAGTAACATTTTGCATACACACCTTGTTATGTGTGATATTTGTAATAATTCAAGTACACAAATGAGGCTCTTGGGACATCTATTAAAGACACGCTTGGTTTGTAGAGTGTTTGCAGTAACATTTCAGGAGTGTAGaaaacttaaaaacaaaaaaaaagggtaaaagtgctttaaaaggaGTGAAAACAGGAAGAGTTTATGCTTCCAACTCTTGATTCAGTCATTAGTTGTGATGCTTTTATCcagaatattataatatttttttcctccatgttATGCTCTTATAGACTCAACAATACAAATTAAGTTACATCCATGTATGCAGCTGTTAAGATATTgttgaaaatataatatatccACCCAAATACAGAATTCACACATTATTCAAATTATATAGCTGTATAGAAAACCAATCACAGAGAGCGGCTACGATGATTTAAGATCCATAGGATTTTCAAAACTTTTACACCCACACGTTTCATGTAATAGTGCTTAAGTCTTACCTACTTACCCATCCATGTAAAAGCTCAACAAAATGTGTCTCTTGAtggtcaaatataaaaaatcttTGTTCTCAAAGTACGGAGAAAAGGTTCGACATGATCAAAAATAGAAGGAAGATGATCAGTAAACGtgattcctttttttgttttttagattcCCACTTTTTAAAGAATACTGTGAGCAGAAACCAACTGACAGTCCTCCTATGTAATGTCCCGAGGAAACGTTACTGCAtttagaagaaaagaaaaaggaaaaaaaaaacaaagattccCCAGGTAAAAAGTTCAAAGAATggcacaaagaaagaaatgagtaatAAGAGCAGACATCCCGAAAGAGAAACTGTCCCACATTGACTGCTTTCAACCACCACCTTCCCATTCCTAAAGGAAGCgaagactttttattttcttcaacCACAGCGAGAAGTTATTCAAACAGTAGCCACAGTTAGGGTCCTTCGTTATTGTGGTCAGAAGTCcagttttttttcacagttcaGCACAAGCCTCCACTGTGCTGTGCTTACACTGcattaaaagtgaaaatgatcaaataactCACAAAACTGCGTCCAAGCTGAAGCACGAGTTGTGAAGAAGACTCCAGCGTTCCTTCATCAATCTTCCTCCCCCgttgtcccccgcctcccccccATGTTCTTAAAGTCTTCCCCCCACCTAGTTGTACTGGAACTTGAAGTGGAAGCTGCCGCCGGACTCGAAGGGGTTGAAGTGAAATGGCCAGGGTTGACCCTGTCCTCCGCCTCCGCCCTGCTGGTTCTCCGGGTCCAGTGGATCCTCGCCCGCGTCAAACTTCTGCCGCATTTCTGGAAAGACAGTTGGAGGAACATGAATAAGCCAGTTTTCCTCTCATAAATGCTCATTTGCTTTCCTGCTGAGAGTTAGACAAGAAGATCGACACCACTCTTGTATCTTTATGTTTAACATGGCTGGAAGTAGAGAGCCTAGCTTTGTCTGAAACTAACAAAATCCATCTAAGGGCATCTGTGAAGCTAACCAGCTAGCACTTTCCCACCGTTtacagtctttgtgctaagctacgCTAACGGGCTGTTTTCATTTCTACTGTATACACTTcctgaactgaaaaaaaatacagccaAAAATGTTAACTATTACCTAAAAGCTAGCACTTCCCCACCGTTTGTGCTAAGCTACGCTAACTGGCTgcttttatatttactgtatacacTTCCCGAACTTTgcaactttgaaaaaaaaatgttaactattattttaaatgattcattaGCATAACATATTTTTGATACTTCTATAATGCTAAATGTTTACAAAGTTTATTCTGAATACACGTCTCCCAAATGCCTAAAACCACAACGTAAGCGGTGTCCCGTGTACATGTAACCATCTCAGCTCCTGACCTGGGTCGGTGAGGACCTCTTTAGCCGACGCAATGTCGATAAATTTCTTTTCCGCCTCCTTCTTCTCTGACTCCAACTGGAAGTTATCGGGGTGCCACTGCTGTGCCAGTTTCCTGTACGCCTTGATGATCTCCTGCTTGTTGGCGCTCCTGAggataaaacacattcaaagtTTATGGAATGTGTTTCTATGACATGATCTACAATGCATGGAATTTAGTGTTGATAGTAAAGCAGTGTCAATGTTTGTGATTAAAAACTAGTTGGACCGGTTACCTTCCCACACCGAGGATCTTATAGTAGTCCCGCTTGCGAGAGACCTTGAGTAGCTTCTGTGCTCTATCCAACCCTTCTCTAATTTCGTTACTTTCGCTGTCAAACTCTTTCGCCTCCTGGTAGTCGGCCACAGCTGAAGATGgggttaaaatgaaaaagattaCATTAATATACCATGTGTGTATGCTAATGTCTTCGGTGCtgtttattatagttaactgtGGTTGAACAAGGTGGGTGCCACTACCTTTCTCGTAGTCCTGGTTGAGGATGTAAGCCTCTGCTCGGTCTCGGAGGACGTTGGTGTTGCGTGGATCTCTCTGGTGGGCCTCTGAGCATGCGTCGATCGCCTCATGAGCCAGTTTATCCTACAATTGTCAAGAATGACGAGGAGGAAAAACACTTTACTGTGAAGCAGCAGAGCAATGGGACTGGAAAATTTGATGCCAGCTGAAAtaataatgtctttttaaaCTTGGCTATAATTCCTGCTCCAGAGCGTCAAATATAAAAGGGATGATCACTCGATCACTCTCACCTTCAAGAGGCTGTGGCAGATCCTCTCTTTGGCCAGGTTGGTGTAGTGCAGGACATTCGGCTCTGTCTTCATCACTGATTCATACTTCTCAATAGCATCCTGATACCTAATTGCAATAAGAGAACATAATAGAtgagtaaaaccaaaaatgtttccctgttgttgttttgttgagaGTCAGGAAACAAGATACTAAGAGCCAGGAAGACATTCAGGTTGTGAATAATAAGGTGCAGTATGTGCCAAGATTCCACTATTGAGCATCttcaaaataatttatttgttttcaaacTGTTTTGAAGCACACACTCTGGTCCCAGGAGGATGATAAGTTACAAAAGCACCATCAGTTTCTAGACACTGACCTCTCCTCCTGAATAAGCTCCTCTGCAGAGTCCAGCTGCTTACTGAGCTTTTTCACCAGCTTGTAGTGGCTGAAACACTCCTTGTCATCCTGGTCCAGTTTCAAACACTCACGGATGTGGCTGCACAGAAAAGGACAGATATCCATTACAAAGGTATCGCTAAATCAACATGGTGAGTGCCAAGGCTGCTCTCAAGATGAAAATCAGCTGAATTTGCATGCCACTTAGAAGTAGTTTGTTTATTCCAGCAAGGCAGCTCACTTGAGTGAATCGTGGTGTTCTCCCAGGCTGTAGTGTAGCAAGCTGAGCTTCAGGAAAGCCGCGCGGTTGTCGTTGCGTAGTCTCGTGGTCGGCGTTAGATCCTGAATGGCTTTCTGCGGATCCCCCATCCGGATGTAACAGTCCGCACGAAGCTCCCGTGACTCCGGATCCCATGGAGAGAGCTGAGGAAAGATGGAAACTATTAAAAAGAATGAACTGACAAACGTAAAAGCAGGAACTCTCAGAGAATGATTCTCCCTCTTAAAagattgttttaaatgtttaaatcctAATTTGACAGGAAAGAGAGTCAGGAAGCACTTCATAATCCTTCCTGCTATTGGAGGACATATTTAACTACATGATGGAGGAGCTGTATCagctaaaatattttaaataatggaACCGGCAGTGGTGTCCCAGATGAACTGAGAGGTCTGGATGATATTACAACATATATCAGAAATGTATTCTAGCCTTGAAACATTTAGTGCTTTATAAACCATCAgcagtattttaaaatcaattggTCGACAGACAGGGCGCCAGTGTAAAGATCTGAGAACTGTAGTGATGTGATCACCTTTCTTAGTCTTATTGAGGACTCAAGTAGCAGCGACTgtctgattgatttttttaggGAGATCTGTAAAGATACTGTTACAGTGGTCGACTGTAGTCTACTGAATgctttagatcaggggtgtcaaactcattttcattcgagggccacaaacagcccaatttgatctcatgtgggccagattattaagaagaaggaagaaaggaaggaaaagaaggaaggcagaaaggaaggaaggtgagaaggaaagataaggagaaggaagaaaggacaggtggaaggaaggaaagaataaaagtgaagaaggaagaaaggaaagattggaaaagaagacaggaaggaaagatggaagaaaggaagggaggaaggacagatggaaggatggaaagatggaaggaagtaacgaaggaaggacagatggaaggaaggaaggagaagaagacaggaaggaaagatggaaggaaggaaggaaggaagaacagatggaaggaaggaaggagaaaaagacaggaaggaaagatggaaggaaggaaggaaggaaggaaggaaggacagatggaaggaaggaagaaaaaaaagacagggaaggaaagtgggccgaagtggacccctcggcgagccggttctggcccacgggccgcatgtttgacacccctgctttagatTGTTCCTCCTTGGCTCCAAaaacaataacttcagttttatctttgtttcatTGAAGAATATTCTGGCACATCCAATCGTTGGTTTGTTCAATGCacttacacaacacacacttatATTGGACCACAGTCCCCTGGTGGTAAGGTTATGTAAATGTCTGCATAATATATTTTGTTGATTTCCATAATGTGAGCTAGTGGGAGCATGTAGGTGTTGAAAAGCGGAGGACCCAGAATGGAGTCTTGGGGAACTCCACAGGTCTTTTTTGTCCACTCAGTTGTGTAACGTCCTATAAACATGAAGTAACCCCTGTCTTTTAAGTAGGATTCAAACCAGTTTAGTACTATGCCAGAAAATCCCACTCAGTTTTCTAGCCTGTCTAATAAAATTCCTGAATTACTCTCTACCCCTAGGATTCTGCAGTGAGAGAGATCACAGGTAAATCCCACCGCCGAGCTCATACGTACCTCAATGACTCGCTCCAGCACGGAGATGGTTGCGCTGTAGTCCCCCTGGTGGTATGCAGCATGggcctcctcctgcagctcctccagctcGTTTGCTCTCATCAGCTGATCCTGAGCCTCTTCGTGGTCTGGAGAGCGatacagctaaaaaaaaaaaaaaaagcggatTTATCAACTTCTATGTGATTCACTTCTATGAAGGAAACAACTAGTCAGCATACAGGATCAGTGAACTTACCACTACTTCAAAGTCCTCCTTGGCCTCCTGCGTGTTGCCCTGCTTTAAAAGGATATTCCCTCTCTGGAGCCTGGCCTGGAAATGAAGAGATGAGATgacatgaggaggaggaggaggaggaggaggtgagggagaGCAGAGGAGTGACCCAAGAGGTGCACATGGACACAGAATAATGACTTTTAATACAATATATTCTTTCTACTTGTGATCAGGTGAACTCACAGCAAGGAAGTCAGGCTTGAGCTGGATGGCTCTGGTCAGATCTGGCAGAGCAGATTTGGATTTTCCCATCGCCAGGAACACCGCGGCTCGCTTGTAGTACGTCAGGTAATTCTTAGAGTCTCCCTCTGGAAAATAATGGAATAACACTTTATTTGAACACACATATGATAAAACACTCAGCACGGATACTGTGCCCTGAAAATGTCAGCCAGCGGAgagaatataaatgtgtgtgtgtgtgtgtgtgtgtgtgtgtgtgtcaccttaCCCACAGCAGAGTGATAGTGGGACAAGGCTTCAGCCAGCTGACCGGCTGCCAGAAGTTTACGGCCCATCTCCAAGTGGTGCTCGATCTCGACATGAGTTGCCCCCAAAACACCTGTAGCATATAAACAGTGTTAATTCAGCCATGACAGATGTATACCGCTGCCAAAAGGATGAGCGCCGTAATGATAAAAGCAGATCATGtacttattatattacattCCTACATCACCAGAACCTCAAATATGGTCGCAACTCAGTGCCAAAAGTTAATTTCTTAAATATGATAATGCTTTTCATAGACATTCATAAcattaaaaactgatttttttttgggggggggggggtcaagatCACTGAAGATGTCATCTTTCACTAacttctgatattttatagatcaaATGCTCACTGAAGAAAATAAGCAGCAGATGagtcaaatgaaaataatctttagtttCAGCCCCAGATTTTATATGCATGTGCTTATACATCCAATTACACCAATATGTGTGTGATACAAGTTTTAAATCAAatctaaacatttaaatagtgaTAAGCCAAAAcatgtcattattatcattactgatCAGTCTGTCTTTGTGATTATATTTCATTAATTGAAAATGTTTGGtctaaaaatgtaagaaaataataaatattagggctgcaactgacAACTTCATTGAGTTGTCGttggtctgtaaaatgtcaataaatatgtcagtgaaaaatgtcagtttCCAAAAGTCCAAAGTGACTTCCTCAAGTGTTTTGtcccgaccaacagtccacaacccaaagatatttagtttactgtcacagaaaactaaagaaaccaaaaatattTATGTTTGAGAAGCTCAAATcagaacattttgacatttttattgaatAAAATGATTATCTAATGAActaatcactgcagctctaATACAAAAATCTTACTATGTActtatactgtaatactttaactacatcactcacaatacaatcatttttcctgcaggacttttacttgcaATAGAGTATTTTCGCACTGCTGTATTGGTATTTTTTGCCCTAGTAAAGGATCTTAGTTCGTTTCTCTCCACTGTGATTATCTAATTACTAAAACTGTTTGACTAATTCGTGATTTATGATAATTAatcaatgattaaaaatgatctGTCAATCCTGGCAACGCctctgtcaacacacacacacctttaactaGCTCCCCAACTCTTTAACACACTGTAAAGGCTGCTTACACATAGTTATTAAAGTTATACTCATTGTGTGAAAGTGCATTCATAAGAATAATAGCACAATATGCaaattcagtttcatttctgAGGAAGTCTGAGGAAGGGCGTGTTAGCTTTCAtgaacactttctttttttaaacctttacacagacagaaacattgtAGAAACGTCTAAAAACAACACTAGCGTTTGAGAAGTCTTTCTAAAACAGCATATCTGACTTTAAAGGAGGTCTCACCGTCCAGCTGGAGGTCTAGGATCACACACAGCAGTGACAGGGAGCACAGGACCCCGCTGACTCCGCCCCGCCGGCACGACTCCATAGATAAAACGATTCACACTCTGATACCAGCTACCTTTAACTCTTCTGCTTTTCTTACGTCGGGCGAAAACCGCTGATTTGTGTCATTGAAACAGCGATAATATTTGTTAGGTCCTCATCGCTTCCTCCTGCAGCTACGATGGTGTATTTACGGTCCTGGTCTGACTGTACTCCGGGTGGAAAAGAAGACACTCAGCTCAAAGgttccccctccttctttttttttaacctgccCTTCCTTTACTGAGCCGCGGATCATTTGGGCTTCACTTGAACTTAAAGCACCCTccacacaaaatgatgatggaGCAGTTGAACAGCTGACGAGCTTGCACACTTTGTAAAACGAAACCTTGCTGTCTGGTGTCGCTTTTCTGTCCTACATTTCCGTGGTTGGTCCACTCAGTGTACATCCGTGTTCGTCTAAAGACGTGTGCAGCTCTCATTGGAGAGACTATTTTAACACTAGAGGCACTCCCACATGTCCCTGCATGGACTGACAGCTTGCACTGTTACTAAGCTTTCTCCATTGACTGGCTCTGTGACATGCTTGGGGGGTTCACAGGACTTCCTATCAACCAAAATCCAACTATTTCCCCTCTCAGAAGACATAATATTGTATTTGGTATTAACATGAATGACAAAAAGAGTAGGGATGCACAGATCTACCTTTTTCAGTCCTGATACTACTCTCAAAGTGGAGTCCGGGGTCCCAGGGGTCCCCagcaaaatgttatttaatcctgcttcacattaacttgtttttgttgacacttttatttaaaactttttCCAATGTCTATATTTGTTTCACAACCAGTTTCATCtcaatgtgacttttttttaatcacaaagtCAAAACTAGTGTAAATTTTATacacagaaaaagacaaagccCTATCTTAACAGTCAAAGCTTGTTGGaaatggaaatacatttttataacgCCCCCATCTTCATGACTTTCCTATAACAGAACGTAGTCGATACTTTactgaaaagaggaagaacaaaACAAGCTAGGATGTTAagcataaaatgttttattgtgcacaattgtaaaaaaaaaaaaaaaaaaaaagaacaagaaacatCAACACAAAGATAACTCATCCACCGTCCTCTTACACGACTATAAAACAGTaccaaacaacacaaacaaacatctggATCGTCACATTTTGACCTTCCACTTAAAATAGAAGTGTGTAATAATCCCACGCAGATCATCGGATTTATAGATTTCTTTGAAAACAAGTGACTATAAATGTATTAAGTGCTGACATGACGagggaaacataaataaaaatcactgcaagcatacagtatgtttgtacAACTTAATGCTAAAGTATTAGGGACAATTTTAAAAATCCTTCTCCAGCTCTCCTTTCTACATCTACTTTTGTCCACTGAGGCAAATTAATCATTAATGGATCATCTGCACTAGCTGAAAATAGTAGCTGTCCCTAATATTTAGAATAAGCAGCTGATTAATCATTTGTACAGGATACATATTTGATTGATTGTAGTTATATATACAGTTCAGTGGTgctatattacattcattagtAGACATCCAGTGTGACGGACATTTCCCTCATTGATAGTTGTGGACGAAAAGCTCCCTTAGCTTAAATGTAAAGGTGCTAAATGTCCATTGCCACCGACAAAAGTTCGTTTTTCCCTCCGTGCTCAAACGTAGGCGTTTCGGCCGTAAGTACTGGCGGCTACGCTTCTAGCCATGTCTGCTCCAGAGTATACGGTTCCCCTGGCTTGATAAGGCATAGGGCTGCAAAATAAGACAgttaaacaaaaacatcagtaataatacacacatttatcaatcaatcaaattgtatatgtatagcacctttcagaCAGGTTATTGAAATTTAAAGTGACAAACGCATAGGAGTTCCTTATGCCACTAATGATGTCTCGTTCTAGTTAAGAGGTCCCATTATGTCCTGAAGGTGTGACAGTGACGCACAATAGCAGGGTCCTAAAACTGAAGCAGCTGAATGGAATCCAGCCAATTACTTTATAATTTaaaccagtgtttttttgtgctgGGATATgttaaaatatcattt from Scomber japonicus isolate fScoJap1 chromosome 22, fScoJap1.pri, whole genome shotgun sequence harbors:
- the dnajc3b gene encoding dnaJ homolog subfamily C member 3b — translated: MESCRRGGVSGVLCSLSLLCVILDLQLDGVLGATHVEIEHHLEMGRKLLAAGQLAEALSHYHSAVEGDSKNYLTYYKRAAVFLAMGKSKSALPDLTRAIQLKPDFLAARLQRGNILLKQGNTQEAKEDFEVVLYRSPDHEEAQDQLMRANELEELQEEAHAAYHQGDYSATISVLERVIELSPWDPESRELRADCYIRMGDPQKAIQDLTPTTRLRNDNRAAFLKLSLLHYSLGEHHDSLNHIRECLKLDQDDKECFSHYKLVKKLSKQLDSAEELIQEERYQDAIEKYESVMKTEPNVLHYTNLAKERICHSLLKDKLAHEAIDACSEAHQRDPRNTNVLRDRAEAYILNQDYEKAVADYQEAKEFDSESNEIREGLDRAQKLLKVSRKRDYYKILGVGRSANKQEIIKAYRKLAQQWHPDNFQLESEKKEAEKKFIDIASAKEVLTDPEMRQKFDAGEDPLDPENQQGGGGGQGQPWPFHFNPFESGGSFHFKFQYN
- the naa38 gene encoding N-alpha-acetyltransferase 38, NatC auxiliary subunit, with product MATMIAENGPSSREQPEVSSPSQAMLKLEGLLNKNMRIRMTDGRTLVGLFLCTDRDCNVILGSAQEFLKSTDTFSQGEPRVLGLAMIPGHHVVSIEVEADSLEDTQGYGADH